In the Gopherus flavomarginatus isolate rGopFla2 chromosome 6, rGopFla2.mat.asm, whole genome shotgun sequence genome, one interval contains:
- the LOC127054193 gene encoding cytochrome P450 2H2-like: protein MVLMSWRKMSGSGKLPPGPVAFPIIGNTLQLNKRNLPQSIHELSVKYGPIFTIYLGSLRVVVLYGQEAVKEALIDQGDEFSGRGKLALADKLAKGTGIVFSNGERWKQLRRFALTNLRNFGMGKKSVEERIQEEARFLVERLRNTHERPFDPTLPLTHAVSNVICSIVFGDRFDYEDQKFLTLIHLTEENNELLRSLLAQLYNFFPTLMDYIPGPHQELLKNSEEFRIFVLERVKMHKESLDLSCPRDFIDAFLIKMEQEQQNDQSEFNTENLVRSTVDLFLAGTGTTSTTLRHGLLILLKYPDIEEKVHEEIDRVIGRSRSPCMADRNQMPYTDAVIHEIQRFINLVPLNLPHAVTRDTHFRQYVIPKGTTIFPVLQSVLDDSREFPKPEQFNPGHFLDENGAFRKSDFFIPFSAGKRICVGEALARMELFLLLTTILQNFTLKSPIDLKDIDIAPLPSAVINAPKPYQLCVLPR, encoded by the exons ATGGTACTAATGT caTGGAGAAAGATGTCTGGAAGTGGAAAGCTGCCACCTGGCCCTGTTGCTTTTCCCATCATAGGGAACACGCTACAGCTGAATAAAAGGAACTTGCCCCAATCTATACATGAG CTCAGTGTGAAGTATGGCCCGATTTTCACAATATACCTGGGCTCACTGCGAGTTGTGGTGCTGTATGGACAGGAGGCTGTGAAGGAAGCTCTGATTGATCAAGGGGACGAGTTCAGTGGAAGAGGAAAACTGGCACTGGCTGACAAGCTTGCCAAAGGAACAG GCATTGTATTCAGCAATGGGGAGCGGTGGAAACAGCTTCGCCGATTTGCCCTCACCAACTTGAGAAACTTTGGGATGGGCAAGAAAAGTGTTGAGGAACGGATCCAAGAGGAAGCCCGTTTTCTGGTGGAAAGGCTCAGAAACACACACG AGCGACCCTTTGACCCCACCCTCCCTCTCACCCATGCTGTCTCCAACGtcatctgttccattgtctttGGGGACCGGTTTGACTATGAAGATCAGAAGTTTCTGACATTAATTCATCTCACAGAGGAAAACAATGAACTCCTTCGCTCTCTCCTGGCACAG CTGTACAATTTTTTCCCAACTCTCATGGATTATATACCTGGGCCTCACCAGGAGTTACTTAAAAATTCAGAGGAGTTTAGAATCTTTGTTCTGGAGAGAGTGAAGATGCACAAAGAGTCTCTGGATCTTAGCTGCCCTCGAGACTTCATCGATGCTTTCCTCATCAAAATGGAACAG GAGCAACAGAATGACCAGTCGGAATTTAACACTGAAAACTTGGTGAGAAGCACAGTAGACTTATTCCTTGCTGGAACGGGGACAACCAGCACCACCCTGAGACATGGACTCCTGATTCTTCTGAAATACCCAGATATAGAAG AGAAAGTTCATGAAGAGATTGACCGTGTGATTGGCCGAAGCCGAAGCCCCTGCATGGCAGACCGAAACCAGATGCCCTACACAGATGCTGTGATACACGAGATCCAGAGATTCATTAACCTTGTCCCATTGAATCTCCCACATGCAGTGACCAGAGACACTCATTTCAGACAATATGTTATCCCAAAG GGCACCACTATATTCCCTGTTCTGCAATCGGTCCTAGATGACAGCAGAGAATTTCCAAAACCAGAGCAATTTAACCCAGGACATTTCTTGGATGAAAATGGTGCCTTTAGGAAGAGTGACTTCTTCATTCCTTTTTCTGCAG GGAAACGGATTTGCGTGGGAGAGGCTCTGGCTCGGATGGAGCTATTTTTGCTACTGACAAcgattttgcagaattttaccttgaaatctcccattgaccTTAAGGACATTGATATAGCTCCGCTACCAAGTGCAGTTATAAATGCACCAAAACCATACCAGCTCTGTGTTTTGCCTCGATAA